From the genome of Corallococcus macrosporus DSM 14697:
GAGCTGACGGGCCCCGCGGGGCTGGTGGAGCTGCACTACCGCGCGCTCGCGGGGTGGGGCGAGGCGCTGGAGGGGGACGCGCTGCTGGCGCGGGCGGAGGCGGGCGCGGTGGAGGGCCGGGCCGTGCGGTGGCTGCGGCCCGAGGACGAGGCCGTCTATCTATCGCTGCATGCGAGCAACCACGCGTTGCAGCGGCTGGCGTGGCTCTTCGATTTGAAGCTGCTGGCGCTGGCGGGGCCACTGGACTGGCGGGCGGTGGTGGAGCGGGCGCGCGGCACGGCCTTCCCCCACGCGGCTTGGTACGCGTGGGACGCGGCGCGGCGGCTGCTGGGGGCCCCGGTGCCGGAGGCGGTGCTGGCTGCGCTGGCGCCGCCGCGCTGGCAGCAGGTGCTGGCGCGGCGCTTCTTCTCCGCCGAGCGACTGGTTGGAGCGGCGCTGTTGGACAGCCGGTCGGCGTGGATGGCGGTGAAGGTGCTGCTGGCGCCCCGGATGGATTCCGTGGCGCGGTATGGCCTGCGCCGGGTTCGCAATGCCGTGCGCGCCAGGCTCCGCGGTCCGGGCTGAGCCGTGTCCGCTTCTCAAGGGCCCGTAGCGGCGGAGCGTGATTCCGAGCGGGCACGGCGCACGGAGTTGCCGCCGCGCCCGCTTTGTTCTTCATGAGTCGCCGTCGACTGCTCGAAGATAGGTGTTCAGGATGTTCATGTAGTGGGGCACCACTTCGACTGCGAGGGCATCCTGGAGAAGTTGGCGGGCGCCATCTGTGTCCCCGGCATCGCGACGGCGGTCCACTTCAACCAACGTGCGGGACAGGCGGCGCGAACCATTGGTGATGCGGGACGCAATCTCCCTGACGAGGGAGGCGGCGCTTTCGTCGTCCTGGAGCGCTCGTGCCGTCTCACCTTGTGGAATCCCTACGTCGTGCGCGGTGGCCTCGATAAGTGCGCGCGTCTCGGGGGTGAGGAAGGGCTGAACCGGGTCGGTGATGCGGCGGCTCAAGTCTTTGACCGCATCCCATTCTCGTTGAGTGGGCATGGAGTTCTCCTAGCGAGGGTGACAGTCCCGGAAGGGCCACTCGTGCTGTCCCTCGCAGTAGCGAAAGCATGCGTAGCAGTCCCCAATCCATCGAGGCTTCTTCTGGTCTCGGCACCGGACGTACTGCTCCATGCAGTGCTGCCGCCATCCATCGTCGGCACCGTCGTCCTCCTCTTCATTCGCCTTGTCTTGCGCGCGCCGCATGGCGGCATCCATGGTCGCGGTGTACGCGGCGGCCTCGCTCGCCGTGAGGCCGCACGCTTCGGGGATGCCCGGGTTGCGCTGGACGCAGCACGACACGGTGTCAGTGCAGGACGCCAAGGCATAGGCATCGCGGCGGCTGGCGGCGGTGGTGGTGGCACTGCCGGAGCACGCCAGCGACAAGGCGACCATGAGGCACAGCAGGCCCGGTGCGATGTGCTTGTGTCCCATGCTGATGCGTCTATCACCGTGGATGGGCCGCAGGCAGGGGCAAACTCACTTCACGGCATCCAAGTCGCTCATGTCCGGCCGCCGCGCACGAAGCGTCAGCCTCGCGCGGTGTAGACCGCCTCGGGCCGCGGCGCTCGGTTACGAGCACAGCCCACTCGCTTCACGATTTGAAGCTGCTGGCGCTGGCGGGGCCCCTGGACTGGCGGGCGGTGGTGGAGCGGGCGCGCGGCACGGCCTTCCCTCACGCGGCCTGGTACGCGTGGGACGCGGCGCGGCGGCTGCTGGGGGCCCCGGTGCCGGAGTCGGCGCTGGCCGCGCTGGCGCCGCCGCGCTGGCAGCAGGTGCTGGCGCGGCGCTTCTTCTCGGGTGAGCGGTTGGTTGGCGCGGCGCTGTTGGACAGCCGGCTGGCGTGGATGGCGGCGAAGGTGCTGCTGGCGCCCCGGATGGATTCCGTGGCGCGGTATGGCCTGCGCCGGGTTCGCAATGCCGTGCGCGCCAGGCTCCGCGGCCCGGGCTGAGCCGTGTCCGTTTCTCAAGGGCCCGTAGCGGCGGAGCGTGATTCCGAGCGGGCACGGCGCACGGAGTTGAACCGGAACGTGGAGGTGCCCGCGCTCCAGGAGGGCGGGCATCGGCCTGCGTGGCGCTGGGGCCGCGAGCGCATCAGGCGGCAGCAGTGGCACGGTGGCGCCCGATGGCTGCCGGGGCGGAATGGCGCGCTGCGCATCCGCAATAAGCTGCTCGCGCATCCACTCAATGCGTCGGCAGGGGTACGGCGGTAGTCGCGTCCCCGTTGTCGTCAGGGCTCGTCATCGAGGCCCTTGAGCTGGCTTTCGGCTATCTTTCGGTAGTGCGGCACCACTTCGACGGCGAGCACATTCCGCATTTCCTGGCGGGCGCTGTCGAAGTCTCCGGCCAGCCGGTAGCGCTTCGCCCGATAAAGAGCGTCCATGAGCCTGTCTGAGCCCTCGCCAATCCGCCGCGAGGACTCGCTCAAGAGGTCCAAGGCGCCCGCCTCTGTCGCGAGAGCGCGCGCAGCATCGGCGCCACCGATGCCTACTTCGGTAGCGGTGCGTGCCAGGAGTGCTTTCACGTCATCGGTCAGCGTCAGCGGCTCTCCGTTGTGGAGCACGCGCCGCGCGAGCGCGCGAATGGGGTCCCAGTCGAGTTCGTCGCTCATGAGTTACTTGTCCTTCGGATAGCACTTGTCGGCGGGCCATCGTTGCTGGCCCTCGCACTCGCGGAAACAGGCGTAGCAGCGCCCCTGCCAGCCGTCTTCTTTGCAGTCGCCATAAGCGCGGATGCAGCGACGCTTCCATTCGGGCAGTGCCGCGTTGTGGGAATCGTCCCATTCGGCGAGTGCGTCGTCGGCTGCCTCCACGGCCATCTTGACGCCTGCCATGTGCGAGGCGGCTTCGGCCGCCGTGAGGCCGCACGCTTCGGGGATGCCCGGGTTGCGCTGGACGCAGCACGACACGGTGTCAGTGCAGGACGCCAAGGCATAGGCATCGCGGCGGCTGGCGGCGGTGGTGGTGGTGGCACTGCCCGAGCACGCCAGCGACAAGGCGACCATGAGGCACAGCAGGCCCGGTGCGATGTGCTTGTGTCCCATGCTGATGCGTCT
Proteins encoded in this window:
- a CDS encoding DUSAM domain-containing protein codes for the protein MPTQREWDAVKDLSRRITDPVQPFLTPETRALIEATAHDVGIPQGETARALQDDESAASLVREIASRITNGSRRLSRTLVEVDRRRDAGDTDGARQLLQDALAVEVVPHYMNILNTYLRAVDGDS
- a CDS encoding nucleotidyltransferase family protein, whose protein sequence is MPDGHAAPGTREQTLTPGGASAFLALLRAWPDAPAGAAPEGVDAEALVRTAVRHGLVGFVTHAVKRAGWALPEPARASLRREALGNAARALRVKTLLLRCLDALATVGQVPVLLKGYGLALRLYPDPLQRATTDVDLLVARADVGAAVQALALVGLSVRRDDGARHGEEDAHHLELTGPAGLVELHYRALAGWGEALEGDALLARAEAGAVEGRAVRWLRPEDEAVYLSLHASNHALQRLAWLFDLKLLALAGPLDWRAVVERARGTAFPHAAWYAWDAARRLLGAPVPEAVLAALAPPRWQQVLARRFFSAERLVGAALLDSRSAWMAVKVLLAPRMDSVARYGLRRVRNAVRARLRGPG
- a CDS encoding DUSAM domain-containing protein codes for the protein MSDELDWDPIRALARRVLHNGEPLTLTDDVKALLARTATEVGIGGADAARALATEAGALDLLSESSRRIGEGSDRLMDALYRAKRYRLAGDFDSARQEMRNVLAVEVVPHYRKIAESQLKGLDDEP